Proteins from a genomic interval of Mycoplasmopsis columboralis:
- a CDS encoding F0F1 ATP synthase subunit A, with protein MDNIAEKLWVWNQPQLLSLIVTVLIILVLAIIAYRSIKKVKPNQAPSGAALLAEMYLSGLDKTMDETLEDKLPKARHYILTLFTMLAVGNLLSLVGLEPIGTSYSIPLTLGIATWLGIFVTGFVYQKIRYLKKYINIFEIIGDIAPLISLGFRLYGNLIGGGVVMFLMYSFLGYMWTLLPNLSEHQWYFFAPLITPAFHFYFDIFESLIQSYVFTVLTMSYWLNQLGEGEEVKKPASTKRDFKRVKVSQKLKAIY; from the coding sequence ATGGATAATATTGCTGAAAAATTATGAGTGTGAAATCAGCCACAACTTTTATCTTTGATTGTGACAGTGCTTATAATTTTAGTGCTTGCAATTATTGCCTATCGATCAATTAAAAAAGTTAAACCAAATCAAGCTCCTAGTGGTGCTGCTCTTCTTGCGGAAATGTATTTATCAGGACTAGATAAAACAATGGATGAAACTTTGGAAGATAAACTTCCTAAAGCACGTCATTATATCCTAACTTTATTTACAATGCTAGCTGTTGGTAATTTACTTTCACTAGTTGGACTTGAACCAATTGGAACATCTTATTCAATTCCTTTAACTTTAGGTATTGCAACTTGACTTGGTATTTTTGTGACAGGATTTGTTTACCAAAAAATTCGCTACTTAAAAAAATACATTAATATTTTTGAAATAATTGGTGATATAGCTCCACTTATTTCACTTGGGTTCCGTTTATATGGAAACTTAATTGGTGGAGGAGTAGTTATGTTTTTAATGTATTCATTTTTAGGATACATGTGAACTTTACTTCCTAATTTAAGTGAGCATCAATGATATTTCTTTGCTCCGCTTATTACTCCTGCATTTCACTTTTATTTTGATATTTTTGAATCACTGATTCAATCATATGTTTTTACGGTATTAACCATGAGTTATTGACTAAATCAACTTGGTGAAGGCGAAGAGGTGAAAAAACCTGCTTCAACTAAACGAGACTTTAAACGTGTTAAAGTTAGCCAAAAACTTAAAGCTATTTATTAA
- the atpE gene encoding ATP synthase F0 subunit C has product MLENITKLLEETTNAATTSTAATTATTTTEKASSGPSIGLGLVAIGAGAAMIGAMGSAMGQGYAGGKAVEAISRNPEVEKKVRNMFIIVAAISESAAIYCLVIAFLLFFLGGK; this is encoded by the coding sequence ATGTTAGAAAACATTACAAAACTTTTAGAAGAAACAACAAATGCTGCAACCACTTCAACAGCTGCAACTACAGCAACTACCACCACTGAAAAAGCTTCTAGCGGACCTTCAATTGGGCTTGGTTTAGTTGCTATTGGAGCTGGTGCTGCTATGATTGGAGCTATGGGTTCTGCTATGGGACAAGGGTATGCTGGAGGAAAAGCTGTTGAAGCTATTTCTAGAAATCCTGAAGTTGAGAAAAAAGTTCGTAACATGTTCATTATCGTTGCGGCTATTTCTGAATCAGCAGCTATTTATTGTTTAGTTATTGCATTCTTACTTTTCTTCTTAGGTGGAAAATAA